The following proteins come from a genomic window of Archocentrus centrarchus isolate MPI-CPG fArcCen1 chromosome 3, fArcCen1, whole genome shotgun sequence:
- the zrsr2 gene encoding U2 small nuclear ribonucleoprotein auxiliary factor 35 kDa subunit-related protein 2, which translates to MAASTTPVISAPGLSQKQRRAALRKERRKRKRQALAQAKELDLKNGESPALDEEEEGNDDSEEDDVAEQERKRLHNEWLERERIAQEEFRLQLEKEEAVRKRKEEEERMIKEEWEAQQRREQEEKEQKQQERRDREEAVQKMLDEAENQLDNGGPWMNPEAPVTVNSENFGTERDVANCPFFLKTGACRFGDRCSRKHVYPTASPTLMIRGMFRTFGMEESRRDDYDIDACLEHSEEELQESFLEFYHDVLPELKSVGKVLQFKVSCNHEPHLRGNVYVQFDTEEQCKEAFIKFNGRWYAGRQLHCEISPVTRWKNAICGLFDRQKCPKGKHCNFLHVFRNPGNEFWEADRDLHMSPDRSVRGSRRDGWHSERSGDRSWRQCHYNRSPVRSERFERRREDDRWRSRSRERRTSHQNREDARSSGSRHNDGRKYRRRSRSRDSEQERRRNRSRDREREHRDRDQERDGKGTNDSAHRGTREKSRSRERSPKSADKSKKKSNDDSSTHRRHKHSKKSKKKSKKKHKKKSHLPEGGTSSGESDKEEESEEETADNRSASSPSGERGETEHTQKNSDKDEC; encoded by the exons TCAGAAGCAACGCAGGGCTGCTCTgaggaaagagaggagaaaacgGAAACGCCAAGCTCTCGCCCAAGCCAAGGAACTTG atttaaaaaatggaGAAAGCCCTGCTCttgatgaagaagaggaaggcaATGATGACAGTGAAGAAGATGATGTTGCTGAGCAGGAAAG aaagcGTCTTCATAATGAATGGCTGGAAAGAGAGCGGATTGCCCAGGAGGAATTCAGGCTGCAGTTGGAGAAGGAGGAAGCagtgaggaaaagaaaagaggaggaggag CGGATGATAAAGGAGGAATGGGAAGCACAGCAGAGGCgagaacaagaagaaaaagagcagaagcagcaggagaGGCGAGACAGAGAG GAGGCTGTTCAGAAAATGTTGGATGAAGCTGAAAATCAG CTAGATAATGGTGGCCCGTGGATGAATCCTGAGGCTCCTGTGACGGTGAACTCTGAGAACTTTGGAACAGAGCGTGATGTAGCCAACTGTCCGTTCTTTCTCAAGACTGGAGCATGTCGATTTGGAGACAG ATGTTCTCGGAAGCACGTGTATCCCACAGCCAGTCCAACTCTGATGATCCGCGGTATGTTTAGAACATTTGGTATGGAAGAGTCACGTCGTGATGATTATGACATCGATGCTTGTTTGGAGCACAGCgaggaggagctgcaggagtCCTTCCTCGAGTTCTACCACGATGTTCTACCAGAGTTAAAGAGTGTTGGCAAGGTGTTGCAGTTTAAG GTCAGCTGCAATCATGAGCCACACCTGAGAGGAAACGTTTACGTTCAGTTTGACAC AGAGGAGCAGTGCAAAGAGGCCTTTATCAAATTCAATGGGAGGTGGTACGCAGGCCGGCAGCTGCACTGTGAGATATCTCCTGTCACACGGTGGAAAAATGCCATATGTG gATTGTTTGACAGACAGAAATGCCCTAAAGGGAAGCACTGCAACTTTCTACATGTATTTCGAAACCCTGGGAATGAATTCTGGGAGGCCGACAGGGATCTGCACATGTCCCCTGACCGCAGTGTTAGGGGCAGTCGCAGAGACGGGTGGCATTCGGAGCGAAGCGGAGACCGATCATGGAGGCAGTGTCACTACAACAGAAGCCCAGTGAGATCGGAGCGATTTGAAAGGAGGCGAGAAGACGACAGGtggaggagcaggagcagagagaggaggacgTCCCACCAGAATAGAGAGGACGCACGGTCATCTGGATCCAGACACAATGACGGGAGGAAATATAGGCGAAGGAGCAGAAGTAGAGACAGTGAGCAAGAACGGCGGAGAAACAGAagtagagacagagagagggagcacAGGGATAGAGATCAAGAGAGAGACGGTAAAGGCACAAATGACAGTGCTCACAGGGGAACGAGAGAAAAGTCAAGAAGTAGAGAAAGAAGCCCGAAGTCAGCAGATAAAAGTAAGAAAAAGTCTAATGATGATAGCAGCACACACCGCCGCCACAAACACTcgaaaaagagcaaaaagaagagcaagaagaaacacaagaagaaAAGCCATTTGCCTGAAGGGGGAACTTCATCTGGAGAGTCAGACAAGGAGGAGGAGTCAGAGGAGGAGACGGCAGATAATCGTTCGGCATCGAGTCCCAGCGGAGAGAGAGGTGAAACGGAGCATACCCAGAAAAACAGCGACAAAGATGAGTGCTGA